Proteins found in one Oreochromis niloticus isolate F11D_XX linkage group LG22, O_niloticus_UMD_NMBU, whole genome shotgun sequence genomic segment:
- the LOC112843460 gene encoding uncharacterized protein LOC112843460 isoform X2 — protein sequence MVYIERAEENLKQKGVVRRQFPVKLAFACTIHKVQGMTTTSAVVSLKSIFEPGMAYVAVSRVTSLNGLYLLDMEEKKIFTNPEITAALENMRQANLDDMMPLLHVRQTLSRSEVFTIVHHNTEGLPAHINDIKSHHELCLADVLCLTETHLRGSFVAESLHLENYNLFKRNRHLSYTNFPQMANRNGGGVAVYVKSDIQVHEKQYIHNVTDLEFLALKVEAPVSALIAVVYRPPDYTLRPFLKNLS from the exons ATGGtgtacattgagagagcagaggagaatctGAAGCAGAAAGGAGTGGTACGAAGACAGTTCCCAGTGAAGCTGGCCTTTGCATGTACAATACATAAGGTACAGGGAATGACAACCACATCAGCTGTTGTCTCTCTTAAGAGCATTTTTGAGCCCGGCATGGCCTACGTAGCTGTCAGTAGAGTGACGTCTCTCAATGGACTCTATCTTCTTGatatggaggagaaaaaaatattcaccaaTCCAGAAATCACTGCAGCACTTGAGAACATGAGACAAGCCAACCTTGATGACATGATGCCTCTTCTACATGTGAGACAAACACTGAGCAGGTCAGAGGTTttcaccattgttcatcataatACAGAGGGACTGCCAGCTCACATTAATGACATCAAGAGTCACCATGAATTGTgtctagcagatgttttgtgcctaacagaaacacacctgCGGGGCTCTTTTGTCGCAGAGAGTCTCCATTTGGAAAATTACAAtttgttcaaacgcaacagacacctgtcctacacaaactttccccaGATGGCAAACAGAAATGGTGGTGGAGTTGCTGTTTATGTGAAAAGTGACATTCAAGTGCATGAAAAACAGTACATCCATAATGTAACTGACCTTGAATTTCTGGCTTTAAAGGTTGAAGCACCAGTCAGTGCTCTAATTGCagttgtgtacagacctccagactacaCTCTGAGGCCATTCCTGAAAAACCTG AGCTGA
- the LOC112843460 gene encoding uncharacterized protein LOC112843460 isoform X1, producing the protein MVYIERAEENLKQKGVVRRQFPVKLAFACTIHKVQGMTTTSAVVSLKSIFEPGMAYVAVSRVTSLNGLYLLDMEEKKIFTNPEITAALENMRQANLDDMMPLLHVRQTLSRSEVFTIVHHNTEGLPAHINDIKSHHELCLADVLCLTETHLRGSFVAESLHLENYNLFKRNRHLSYTNFPQMANRNGGGVAVYVKSDIQVHEKQYIHNVTDLEFLALKVEAPVSALIAVVYRPPDYTLRPFLKNLVFPSVIHPLQS; encoded by the exons ATGGtgtacattgagagagcagaggagaatctGAAGCAGAAAGGAGTGGTACGAAGACAGTTCCCAGTGAAGCTGGCCTTTGCATGTACAATACATAAGGTACAGGGAATGACAACCACATCAGCTGTTGTCTCTCTTAAGAGCATTTTTGAGCCCGGCATGGCCTACGTAGCTGTCAGTAGAGTGACGTCTCTCAATGGACTCTATCTTCTTGatatggaggagaaaaaaatattcaccaaTCCAGAAATCACTGCAGCACTTGAGAACATGAGACAAGCCAACCTTGATGACATGATGCCTCTTCTACATGTGAGACAAACACTGAGCAGGTCAGAGGTTttcaccattgttcatcataatACAGAGGGACTGCCAGCTCACATTAATGACATCAAGAGTCACCATGAATTGTgtctagcagatgttttgtgcctaacagaaacacacctgCGGGGCTCTTTTGTCGCAGAGAGTCTCCATTTGGAAAATTACAAtttgttcaaacgcaacagacacctgtcctacacaaactttccccaGATGGCAAACAGAAATGGTGGTGGAGTTGCTGTTTATGTGAAAAGTGACATTCAAGTGCATGAAAAACAGTACATCCATAATGTAACTGACCTTGAATTTCTGGCTTTAAAGGTTGAAGCACCAGTCAGTGCTCTAATTGCagttgtgtacagacctccagactacaCTCTGAGGCCATTCCTGAAAAACCTG GTGTTTCCCTCTGTGATCCATCCCCTTCAGAGCTGA